One genomic window of Bacteroidales bacterium includes the following:
- the gmd gene encoding GDP-mannose 4,6-dehydratase, protein MPKTAFITGITGQDGAYLAEFLLKKGYIVHGLKRRSSLFNTDRIDHLYLDPHVENRKFILHYGDLTDSTNLIRIIQEVQPDEIYNLAAMSHVKVSFETPEYTANADGIGTLRILEAVRLLNLTKKTKIYQASTSELFGLVQEVPQKETTPFYPRSPYGVAKMYAYWITVNYREAYNMFACNGILFNHESPIRGETFVTRKITRATSKIALGLQEVLYVGNLSAKRDWGHAKDYVKAMYLMMQQDKPEDFVIATGKTTSVRDMIKMAFKEVGAELEFKNQGQDEIGIIKSATGEFSDNLTEGKVVIKVDPSYFRPTEVDLLIGDPTKANTKLGWKPEYTLEQLITEMVQSDLKLMKKDKFLKNSGYEIKNYFE, encoded by the coding sequence ATGCCAAAAACAGCTTTCATTACAGGAATTACAGGGCAAGACGGAGCATATCTTGCAGAATTTTTATTGAAAAAAGGATACATTGTCCACGGTTTAAAAAGAAGAAGTTCTTTGTTCAATACGGACAGAATAGACCATTTATATCTTGACCCGCATGTTGAAAATCGTAAATTTATTCTGCATTACGGAGATTTAACAGACTCAACAAATCTTATTCGGATTATTCAAGAGGTTCAACCGGATGAAATCTATAACTTGGCAGCTATGAGCCATGTTAAAGTCAGTTTTGAAACCCCGGAATATACTGCTAATGCCGACGGAATCGGAACCCTAAGAATTTTAGAGGCCGTAAGACTATTAAACCTGACTAAAAAAACTAAAATATATCAAGCCTCAACAAGTGAATTGTTCGGACTTGTTCAAGAAGTTCCTCAAAAAGAAACTACGCCTTTCTATCCTCGAAGTCCATACGGTGTTGCAAAAATGTATGCTTACTGGATAACGGTAAATTATCGAGAAGCTTATAATATGTTTGCTTGTAACGGCATTTTATTTAATCATGAATCTCCAATCAGAGGAGAAACCTTTGTAACCAGAAAAATTACAAGAGCAACATCCAAAATTGCATTGGGCTTGCAGGAAGTTCTTTATGTCGGGAATCTTTCGGCAAAACGAGACTGGGGGCATGCAAAAGACTATGTAAAAGCCATGTACCTGATGATGCAACAAGACAAACCGGAAGATTTTGTAATAGCAACCGGAAAAACTACATCCGTTCGAGATATGATTAAAATGGCCTTCAAAGAAGTCGGTGCAGAACTGGAGTTTAAAAATCAAGGTCAGGATGAAATAGGAATTATCAAGTCTGCAACGGGAGAATTTTCCGACAACTTAACAGAAGGAAAAGTTGTAATAAAAGTTGATCCGTCATATTTCCGCCCTACGGAAGTAGATTTATTAATAGGCGACCCGACAAAAGCAAATACTAAACTCGGGTGGAAACCGGAATATACTCTCGAACAATTAATCACAGAAATGGTTCAAAGCGACTTAAAATTGATGAAAAAGGATAAGTTTTTGAAAAATTCCGGGTATGAAATAAAGAATTATTTTGAGTAA
- a CDS encoding sulfotransferase domain-containing protein, with protein MKKVEGIIIGAARAGTTTLASYMDVHPSIDFSKEKEVHFFAFEDLFQKGDTYLNSFFKNDGRCKITADTYLLIDKNAPEKTKQYNPNMKIVLVLRDPVLRAFSGYNYSVRNGYINKNISFIDACQQEKEFENSDDIVQKNNMCNILRSKYYSGLQYWMQFFPKENFLLLKTSDLKDNIPFVLRQISGFFNIEYKNLNINDNIKNKAFKVRSKKLQQFLVNRNNPTRLFLKKIIPSFINRFLIKTGTVKKIADMNKQAKEYNKINDEEYSFAYKMLEEDILNLKKTYNIDFTR; from the coding sequence ATGAAAAAAGTTGAAGGTATAATAATCGGAGCTGCCAGAGCAGGCACAACAACACTTGCATCATATATGGATGTGCATCCTTCAATTGATTTCTCCAAAGAAAAAGAAGTTCACTTTTTTGCGTTTGAAGATCTATTTCAAAAAGGAGACACATACCTTAATTCGTTTTTTAAAAATGACGGAAGATGTAAAATTACTGCAGACACATATCTTTTAATTGATAAAAATGCCCCAGAAAAAACAAAACAATATAATCCGAATATGAAGATTGTATTGGTTCTGCGAGATCCTGTTTTACGTGCATTTTCAGGTTATAATTACTCTGTCAGAAACGGTTACATAAATAAAAACATTAGTTTTATTGATGCTTGTCAGCAAGAAAAAGAGTTTGAAAATTCTGATGATATTGTACAGAAAAACAATATGTGTAATATTTTACGAAGTAAGTATTATTCCGGGCTTCAATATTGGATGCAATTTTTTCCGAAAGAAAACTTTCTTTTATTAAAAACGTCTGATTTAAAAGATAATATTCCGTTTGTTCTCAGGCAAATATCCGGTTTCTTTAACATAGAATATAAAAATCTAAATATAAACGACAATATTAAAAATAAAGCCTTTAAAGTTCGCTCAAAAAAGCTTCAACAGTTTTTAGTTAACAGAAATAATCCGACAAGACTTTTTTTAAAGAAAATTATTCCTTCCTTTATTAATCGTTTTCTCATTAAAACCGGGACAGTAAAAAAAATTGCAGACATGAACAAGCAGGCTAAAGAATATAATAAAATAAATGACGAGGAATATTCGTTTGCATACAAAATGTTAGAAGAGGATATTTTAAACTTAAAAAAAACATACAATATAGATTTCACAAGATAA
- a CDS encoding oligosaccharide flippase family protein yields MFLQEKQRKKLTSLLFLFGDEDKLIPKTKKLISFNLKKVIKKDFAKSLLTLMSGTAIAQIISILAIPILTRIYTPEEFGIFGVFFSLSSVIASISSGRFELAIMLPKEDTRALHLFALSFGLVVVTSVLSLFFVLIFNEQISGLLNTEGYKSVLYFVPLSVFFLGTYKIFYNWFSRKKEFKSIAFSYIAKNSTSVSSKIGFGFFILKEFGLIAGEIIGQFSSVFLLFLKNRRLNPLKNLVINKATLKKEIKENKNFPIFSMPMAFLNSISVDILIYVLTFLFNTTIVGLYLQASKVINYPLNFISSSFTTVFYQKITTTKNKLRLYFYSYLISFLSALLILFPVLIWGRELFGFVLGENWAFSGNIAQALIPIAVAGFATRNVSSVFSFLKLQQILLIWQIVFLGTAILIFILCKGQKLIILLTYFSFFGASLYIVLGIIGYLVLKKHRFKI; encoded by the coding sequence GTGTTTTTGCAAGAAAAACAGCGAAAAAAATTAACAAGTTTATTGTTTCTTTTCGGAGACGAAGATAAACTTATTCCTAAAACAAAGAAATTGATCAGTTTTAATTTAAAAAAGGTAATTAAAAAAGATTTTGCGAAAAGCCTTCTAACATTAATGTCGGGAACAGCAATTGCCCAAATAATCAGTATTCTGGCAATACCGATATTAACAAGAATATATACTCCGGAGGAATTTGGAATATTCGGAGTATTTTTTAGTCTTTCATCAGTTATTGCGTCAATATCTTCCGGTCGCTTTGAGTTAGCAATAATGTTGCCGAAAGAAGATACCCGAGCGTTACACCTTTTTGCTTTAAGTTTTGGTTTGGTTGTAGTTACTTCTGTTTTAAGCCTTTTTTTTGTTTTAATCTTCAATGAACAAATTTCCGGTTTGCTGAACACCGAAGGTTACAAGTCTGTTTTGTATTTTGTTCCGCTGTCTGTTTTTTTTCTGGGAACATATAAAATTTTTTACAACTGGTTCAGTCGAAAAAAAGAATTTAAAAGTATTGCCTTTTCCTATATTGCAAAAAACAGCACATCTGTATCCTCAAAAATAGGCTTTGGGTTTTTTATATTAAAAGAGTTTGGTCTTATTGCGGGGGAAATTATCGGACAGTTTTCTTCTGTTTTTCTGTTATTCTTAAAAAACAGAAGGCTTAATCCATTAAAAAATTTAGTTATTAATAAAGCAACTTTAAAAAAAGAAATAAAAGAAAATAAGAATTTTCCGATTTTTTCAATGCCTATGGCATTCCTAAACTCTATTTCTGTTGACATTCTTATATATGTTCTTACATTTCTGTTCAACACAACAATTGTCGGGCTGTATTTACAGGCAAGTAAAGTCATAAATTACCCGCTTAACTTTATAAGCAGTTCTTTTACAACGGTTTTTTATCAAAAAATTACAACCACAAAAAACAAGCTTCGCTTATATTTTTATTCATATTTAATTTCTTTTCTTTCAGCTTTATTAATTCTGTTTCCGGTGTTGATTTGGGGAAGAGAGCTTTTTGGTTTTGTTTTGGGAGAAAATTGGGCTTTTTCGGGCAATATTGCACAAGCTCTTATACCAATTGCAGTTGCCGGATTTGCAACAAGAAATGTAAGCAGTGTTTTTTCATTTCTTAAACTTCAACAAATTCTTTTAATTTGGCAAATTGTTTTTTTAGGGACGGCTATTTTAATTTTTATTTTATGCAAAGGACAAAAACTTATTATTTTATTGACTTATTTTTCATTTTTCGGAGCATCTTTGTATATTGTTTTGGGGATTATCGGTTATCTTGTTTTAAAAAAACACCGTTTTAAAATATAA
- a CDS encoding Stp1/IreP family PP2C-type Ser/Thr phosphatase, which produces MTKTQQLKNFSYFGGSHIGNVREENEDAFTHFETVNGSFFVLCDGMGGIKGGKKAAEITIKQIEKYLSEEWEENPQILIKNAIEFANNKVFEYFEKRSLGQKPGTTIVLVLIRNNKVYYAHVGDSRVYYQTGKKIFALTQDHSFVMNLVNRKIITENEAREHIRRNEITKAVGIKEFADPSVCKDFISPVDNDYILLCSDGLTNELTNKEILNILLNNKDIDKKVNLLINNALDNGGDDNITVQLIRFYNTGKETNTDFLKKQSKSKKVKTRFFYLFVFLFLVSSVLIIRYFIKDPVVVKKDNKSSSALLIYKKQSNDTLINVFIKAGSKTNDIHKRFNIQPEEIGRATGLSEHKSFIKYYIPVKDVYKKRVGKYIYSYPDIKKRNMIDILIANKKNELFFIPGEIIIIPKKQK; this is translated from the coding sequence ATGACAAAAACACAACAACTTAAAAACTTCAGTTACTTCGGAGGTTCCCATATCGGAAATGTCCGTGAAGAAAATGAAGACGCATTTACTCATTTTGAAACAGTTAACGGAAGTTTTTTTGTGTTGTGTGATGGCATGGGAGGAATTAAGGGCGGAAAAAAGGCCGCAGAAATTACAATTAAGCAAATTGAAAAATACTTGTCGGAAGAATGGGAGGAAAATCCACAAATTCTGATAAAAAACGCAATAGAATTTGCAAACAACAAGGTTTTCGAATATTTTGAAAAAAGAAGTCTCGGACAAAAGCCCGGAACAACAATTGTTTTAGTTCTTATCCGAAATAATAAGGTTTATTATGCACATGTCGGCGACAGCAGAGTTTATTACCAAACCGGAAAAAAAATATTTGCATTAACACAAGACCATTCTTTCGTAATGAACTTAGTAAACCGAAAAATTATTACGGAAAATGAGGCAAGAGAGCATATCAGGCGAAACGAAATTACAAAAGCAGTCGGAATTAAGGAATTTGCCGACCCGTCAGTTTGTAAAGATTTTATTAGTCCCGTTGATAATGATTACATTCTTTTATGCTCTGACGGACTAACCAACGAACTGACAAACAAAGAAATACTTAACATTTTATTAAATAATAAAGATATTGACAAAAAAGTTAATTTGCTGATTAACAATGCTCTTGATAACGGGGGAGACGATAATATAACAGTACAACTGATTCGCTTTTATAATACCGGAAAAGAAACAAATACTGATTTTTTAAAAAAACAGTCAAAGTCGAAAAAAGTTAAAACGCGTTTTTTTTATTTGTTCGTTTTCCTTTTTTTAGTCTCATCAGTGCTTATTATTCGATATTTTATTAAAGACCCCGTTGTAGTAAAAAAGGACAACAAGTCAAGTTCTGCATTACTTATATACAAAAAGCAAAGTAACGACACTTTAATAAATGTTTTCATAAAAGCAGGGTCAAAAACGAATGATATTCATAAAAGATTCAATATACAGCCTGAAGAAATAGGTCGTGCAACCGGATTATCGGAACATAAAAGTTTTATTAAATACTATATCCCCGTAAAAGATGTTTATAAAAAAAGAGTCGGGAAATATATTTATTCGTATCCGGATATTAAAAAACGTAATATGATTGACATCTTAATTGCAAATAAAAAGAACGAACTTTTTTTTATCCCGGGGGAAATAATAATAATACCGAAAAAACAAAAATAA
- a CDS encoding PorT family protein — MKKFLLFFLVGVFFINTASSQRRTQTVKWFSLAAKTGIGNSVLLNVDIIEDGNVDLNYFSMSQSFGGRFTFTIGDNIGFGADLLFSKYNQKYTIINTNEVYDKDLAMKTLDILPFFRYTGNTGVYIEVGPKLSTIKSIEETNTTTSAIVRPNLIGNYEPKFTSIVLGFGAGLYSNERLDVNLGARLSYSFTDITPNAAYNVTGDGYYFPNYAKSYPTNPASVQIILEVNYFFAFWGDASCGRGRFMLFK; from the coding sequence ATGAAAAAGTTTTTATTATTTTTTTTAGTAGGTGTTTTTTTTATAAACACAGCAAGTTCTCAAAGACGAACACAAACAGTAAAATGGTTCAGCTTAGCGGCAAAAACCGGAATAGGAAACTCGGTCCTTTTAAATGTTGATATTATTGAAGACGGAAATGTTGATTTAAACTATTTTTCAATGAGCCAATCATTCGGCGGAAGGTTTACTTTTACAATAGGAGACAATATAGGTTTCGGGGCTGATTTGTTATTTTCAAAATACAACCAGAAATACACAATTATTAACACAAATGAAGTGTATGATAAAGATTTAGCAATGAAAACATTGGACATATTGCCGTTTTTCAGATATACGGGGAATACCGGAGTTTACATAGAGGTGGGGCCTAAACTTTCAACAATAAAATCAATAGAAGAAACGAATACAACAACATCTGCAATAGTCAGACCTAATTTAATCGGAAATTATGAGCCTAAATTTACAAGTATTGTTTTAGGTTTCGGTGCCGGCTTATACAGTAACGAACGACTTGATGTTAATTTGGGAGCAAGATTATCTTATTCTTTTACTGATATTACACCAAATGCAGCATATAATGTTACGGGTGACGGTTATTATTTTCCGAACTATGCAAAAAGCTATCCGACAAATCCGGCATCAGTTCAAATAATTTTAGAGGTTAATTATTTCTTTGCTTTCTGGGGAGATGCTTCATGCGGAAGAGGTCGTTTTATGTTGTTTAAATAA
- a CDS encoding acyltransferase, with the protein MKSFFKLLVLKFFRLFYKQMDLSVYYSVKKLTILFIMQKIIGINRKVPWPVHFTSQIICHKKIKKNTEKNPGGAVNCYIDGRNGIIIEENVWIGPGVYIISKNHSPDNYNDYMPGMPIIIRKNSLLLANSIILPGVELGEHTIVAAGSVVTKSFPENNQLIGGNPAKVLKKLGAYKS; encoded by the coding sequence ATGAAAAGTTTTTTTAAATTATTGGTTCTGAAATTTTTCCGCTTGTTTTACAAACAAATGGATTTGTCTGTTTATTACTCTGTTAAAAAGTTGACAATTTTGTTTATTATGCAAAAAATAATAGGAATAAACAGAAAGGTTCCTTGGCCTGTACATTTTACTTCTCAAATTATTTGCCACAAAAAAATAAAAAAAAATACGGAAAAGAACCCCGGCGGAGCTGTTAATTGCTATATTGACGGAAGAAACGGAATTATTATAGAAGAAAATGTTTGGATAGGTCCGGGAGTATATATTATAAGCAAGAATCACTCGCCCGATAATTATAACGATTATATGCCGGGAATGCCTATAATTATCAGAAAAAACTCTTTACTTCTGGCAAACAGTATAATTTTGCCCGGAGTTGAACTTGGAGAACACACGATTGTTGCAGCCGGTTCTGTTGTAACAAAATCTTTTCCTGAAAACAATCAACTTATAGGAGGAAATCCTGCAAAAGTTTTGAAGAAACTCGGGGCATATAAAAGTTAA
- a CDS encoding mechanosensitive ion channel family protein → MTEFFDKTFYGNTIAEWLVALLIIVGTFVLAKALYWVSGNIIKKLTKKSKSQLDDLIVDKIEEPIILALVLGGFWFGVAYLNLSEGFAAFMDKAFYVAITFDVSWLIVRLVDAIIVEYLTPLVKKTDGDLDDQLLPIIRKSLKAVIWIVAIVVGLNNAGYDVGALIAGLGLGGLAFAMAAKDSVANLFGGVSVFMDKPFKINDRIQLDGFDGTITDIGLRSTKLKTLNGRIVTIPNHKFTGSYIENVSSEPSRKMALSLGLTYDMTADDIQRGIEILKEIDKNSKYTEDECVAIFETFGDFSLNITYIYYIKPGEDIWAAINDTNFEILRKFNEAKLGFAFPTQTIITQNN, encoded by the coding sequence ATGACAGAATTTTTTGATAAAACATTTTACGGAAATACAATTGCAGAATGGTTAGTTGCATTGTTAATTATTGTAGGAACTTTTGTTTTGGCAAAGGCTCTTTACTGGGTTTCGGGAAATATTATAAAGAAGCTTACTAAGAAATCAAAGTCGCAATTAGATGATTTAATTGTAGATAAAATTGAAGAACCGATTATTTTAGCCCTTGTTTTAGGCGGTTTTTGGTTTGGTGTAGCTTATTTAAACCTCTCGGAAGGATTTGCAGCATTTATGGACAAAGCATTTTATGTTGCAATAACATTTGATGTTTCGTGGTTAATTGTGAGGCTTGTTGATGCTATAATAGTTGAATATTTAACACCGCTCGTTAAAAAAACAGACGGAGACTTAGACGACCAACTTCTTCCGATAATAAGAAAAAGTTTAAAAGCTGTTATATGGATTGTTGCCATAGTTGTGGGGTTGAATAATGCAGGATATGACGTAGGGGCTTTAATTGCAGGGCTCGGATTAGGAGGTTTGGCATTTGCAATGGCAGCAAAAGATTCTGTTGCAAATCTTTTCGGAGGAGTTTCGGTTTTTATGGATAAACCGTTTAAAATTAATGACAGAATTCAATTAGACGGGTTTGACGGAACAATCACGGACATAGGATTAAGAAGCACAAAATTAAAAACATTAAACGGAAGAATTGTAACAATTCCGAACCATAAATTTACGGGATCATACATTGAAAATGTCAGTTCCGAACCCAGCAGAAAAATGGCATTGTCATTAGGTTTAACTTATGATATGACAGCAGACGATATTCAAAGAGGAATTGAGATTCTTAAAGAAATTGATAAGAATAGTAAATATACGGAAGACGAATGTGTTGCCATTTTTGAAACATTCGGAGATTTTTCTTTAAATATTACTTATATATATTACATAAAACCGGGAGAAGACATTTGGGCGGCAATCAATGATACAAATTTTGAGATTTTAAGGAAATTCAATGAAGCAAAATTAGGCTTTGCATTTCCCACACAAACTATTATTACTCAAAATAATTGA
- a CDS encoding CPBP family intramembrane metalloprotease, whose protein sequence is MKNPFFEQTSAPLKIIFFMFIIVGSFFVLLFLGTVISILVFQIDFSNFASSFDFSNPGNISFIKFMQAVQHLGIFVLPPIIAAYLFSKKPKTYLSADKSSSAFLFLVTFLIVLFIIPISGYLGSLNSQMSLPESLAGLEEKMRLAEKSAEIATSAFLDVSTIGGLLVNLFVIAVLPAVGEEFFFRGILQKLFKDWTKNIHVSVFITAILFSAVHMQFFTFLPRFILGLLFGYLLVWSKNIWIPVFAHFVNNAISVLVYFFTESAEKVEQTEDAIAQPTALFMTFALFGIFLFLFYRRTHKKVPNPEL, encoded by the coding sequence ATGAAAAATCCTTTTTTTGAACAAACAAGTGCTCCGCTAAAGATTATTTTTTTTATGTTTATTATTGTGGGGTCTTTTTTTGTGCTTTTATTTTTAGGTACTGTTATTTCAATTCTTGTTTTTCAAATTGACTTTTCAAATTTTGCTTCTTCTTTTGATTTTTCAAATCCCGGTAATATTTCTTTTATAAAGTTTATGCAGGCGGTTCAGCACTTGGGGATATTTGTATTGCCTCCGATTATTGCTGCATATTTATTTTCTAAAAAACCTAAAACTTATTTAAGTGCCGATAAAAGCAGTTCGGCATTTTTATTTTTGGTTACTTTTTTAATTGTTCTTTTTATTATTCCGATAAGCGGCTATTTAGGGAGTTTAAACTCTCAAATGTCTTTGCCTGAAAGCTTAGCCGGCTTAGAAGAAAAGATGAGATTAGCCGAAAAAAGTGCTGAAATTGCAACTTCTGCATTTTTAGATGTTTCGACAATAGGCGGTTTGCTGGTAAATTTATTTGTTATAGCTGTTTTACCTGCCGTAGGAGAAGAGTTCTTTTTTCGGGGAATTTTGCAGAAATTATTTAAAGATTGGACTAAAAACATTCATGTTTCCGTATTTATTACAGCAATATTGTTTAGTGCAGTTCATATGCAGTTTTTTACTTTTTTACCAAGATTTATTTTAGGCTTATTGTTCGGATATTTGTTGGTTTGGTCTAAAAATATATGGATCCCCGTTTTTGCACATTTTGTTAATAATGCAATTTCTGTATTAGTTTATTTTTTTACCGAAAGTGCCGAAAAAGTTGAACAAACGGAAGATGCCATAGCACAACCGACGGCTTTATTCATGACGTTTGCTTTATTCGGGATATTTTTATTTCTGTTTTACAGAAGGACACATAAAAAAGTGCCTAATCCGGAATTATGA
- a CDS encoding oligosaccharide flippase family protein, producing the protein MASPIKKLIGQTAVYGLSSIVGRFLNYLLVPLYTSLFVTSEYGIVTELFAYAGFLMVFLTYGMETAYFRFSEKHDNPSKVFSTAVSPILFTSSLFIAVVILFSKSIADTLQYPDNVEYIVWFAFIIGLDSITAIPFAKLRRENKAIKFVTFKFINIGLNIGLNLFFLLLCPILSENNPDSFISGFYSKNIGIGYIFISNLIASSVTLLLFLPDFLKAKLIFSKKLLKQLLFYGFPLLFAGLAGMINEVIDRILLKYLIVIPEGIENAHEYVMSQIGIYGANYKLSVLVILFIQAFRYAAEPFFFSQEKKENAKKVYAAVMKYFVIFGLFIFLSIMLYIDIVKYFISNESYWVGLDIIPILLVANLFLGVVYNLSVWFKLTDKTKYGAYIAGVGALITIGVNTVLIPVFGYLGSAWAHFSCYLAMMIISYFLGRKYYRINYPLKDIFIYVLFAGAIYAGSLFFEFKGSVKYLVNTGFILSFIIFVVLKEKLYLRLLSAKKG; encoded by the coding sequence ATGGCAAGTCCGATAAAAAAACTGATAGGACAAACAGCTGTTTACGGTTTAAGCAGTATTGTCGGAAGGTTTTTAAATTACCTTCTGGTTCCGTTATACACAAGCCTGTTTGTAACGTCTGAATACGGGATTGTTACAGAATTATTTGCCTATGCCGGATTTTTAATGGTTTTTTTAACATACGGAATGGAAACTGCATACTTCAGGTTTTCCGAAAAACACGACAACCCCTCAAAAGTTTTTTCAACAGCTGTTTCACCTATTCTTTTTACTTCAAGTCTTTTTATTGCAGTTGTAATTTTGTTTTCAAAATCTATTGCTGACACCTTGCAATACCCTGATAATGTTGAATATATCGTTTGGTTTGCTTTTATTATCGGGCTTGATTCAATAACTGCAATTCCGTTTGCTAAATTAAGACGGGAAAATAAAGCAATTAAATTTGTAACCTTTAAATTTATAAATATAGGGTTAAACATAGGGTTAAATTTATTTTTCTTACTGTTATGTCCTATTTTATCAGAAAACAATCCCGATTCTTTTATTTCCGGCTTTTATTCGAAGAACATAGGTATAGGATATATTTTCATTTCTAATTTAATTGCATCTTCCGTTACGCTGTTATTATTTTTACCTGATTTTTTAAAAGCTAAACTTATTTTTTCAAAAAAGTTATTAAAACAACTTTTGTTTTACGGCTTCCCTTTGTTGTTCGCAGGTTTGGCGGGAATGATTAATGAAGTAATCGACAGGATTTTATTAAAATACCTAATTGTTATTCCCGAAGGAATTGAAAACGCTCATGAATATGTTATGTCGCAAATAGGAATATACGGAGCAAACTATAAATTGTCTGTTTTGGTTATTTTGTTTATTCAAGCTTTCAGATATGCTGCGGAACCATTCTTTTTCAGCCAAGAGAAAAAAGAAAATGCAAAAAAAGTTTATGCTGCAGTAATGAAATATTTTGTGATTTTCGGATTATTTATCTTCTTAAGCATAATGCTTTATATTGATATTGTTAAATATTTCATCAGCAATGAAAGTTATTGGGTGGGCTTGGATATTATACCGATTTTGCTGGTTGCCAATTTGTTTTTGGGTGTTGTATATAATTTATCTGTTTGGTTTAAGCTTACCGATAAAACTAAATACGGAGCATACATCGCAGGAGTAGGGGCATTAATAACCATTGGCGTAAACACGGTGTTAATTCCTGTTTTCGGTTATCTCGGTTCGGCATGGGCTCATTTTTCTTGCTATTTGGCAATGATGATTATTTCATATTTCTTAGGAAGAAAATATTACAGAATAAACTACCCCTTAAAAGATATATTTATTTATGTACTGTTTGCCGGAGCAATCTACGCCGGAAGTTTATTTTTTGAATTTAAAGGCTCTGTTAAGTATTTAGTAAACACAGGTTTTATTTTGAGCTTTATAATTTTCGTTGTTTTAAAAGAAAAGCTGTACCTGAGACTATTGTCTGCAAAAAAAGGTTAA
- a CDS encoding polyprenyl synthetase family protein — MSKIKEIKALIGEEMKEFDGFFKKAVKSKVPLLDIVMNYIIRRKGKQMRPMFVFLAAKLFGDIKKSTYTAATLIELMHTATLIHDDVVDDADKRRGFFSINALWKSKIAVLTGDFLLSKGLLLAVNNKEYKLLEIVSEAVKEMAEGELLQIEKSRKLDITEETYFEIIYKKTATLIASCSAAGAKSAGANDDEMQHLKEFGKYAGIAFQIKDDLFDYQKTNLTGKPTGNDIQEKKITLPLIFALSKAEKSEKRHILRIIQKHNSNKEKVEIVMNFVKSKGGLEYTEEKMNEYKNMALGKLITFPESEAKKALSDLVEYITTRKK, encoded by the coding sequence ATGTCAAAAATTAAAGAAATAAAGGCTCTTATCGGGGAAGAAATGAAAGAATTTGACGGTTTCTTTAAAAAAGCCGTAAAAAGTAAAGTTCCTTTGCTTGATATTGTTATGAACTACATTATCAGACGAAAAGGAAAACAAATGAGACCTATGTTTGTGTTTTTGGCAGCAAAACTATTCGGAGACATCAAAAAAAGCACTTATACCGCAGCAACTTTAATTGAATTGATGCATACTGCTACTCTTATACATGATGATGTGGTTGATGATGCTGATAAACGACGTGGTTTTTTCTCAATAAATGCTTTATGGAAATCAAAAATTGCAGTTCTTACCGGTGATTTCTTGCTTTCGAAAGGATTATTGCTTGCCGTTAACAATAAAGAATATAAGCTTTTGGAAATTGTTTCCGAGGCAGTGAAAGAAATGGCGGAAGGAGAGCTTTTACAAATCGAAAAATCGAGAAAATTAGATATTACCGAAGAAACATATTTTGAGATTATTTACAAAAAAACGGCAACCTTAATTGCTTCTTGCAGTGCAGCGGGTGCAAAATCAGCAGGTGCAAATGATGATGAAATGCAACATTTAAAAGAATTCGGGAAATATGCAGGTATTGCATTTCAAATTAAAGATGATTTATTTGACTATCAAAAAACAAACCTTACCGGAAAACCTACCGGGAATGATATTCAAGAAAAAAAAATAACACTGCCGCTTATTTTTGCGTTAAGCAAAGCTGAAAAGTCAGAAAAAAGACATATCCTGAGAATAATTCAAAAGCATAATTCAAACAAAGAAAAGGTTGAAATTGTAATGAATTTCGTTAAATCAAAAGGAGGATTAGAATATACGGAAGAAAAAATGAATGAATATAAAAATATGGCTCTTGGTAAGTTAATAACTTTTCCGGAATCAGAAGCAAAAAAAGCATTATCGGATTTGGTTGAATATATTACTACCAGAAAAAAGTAA